In Erigeron canadensis isolate Cc75 chromosome 8, C_canadensis_v1, whole genome shotgun sequence, the DNA window TCAGTCGAAAGGGTGAGCATATCAATATTCTTGTTTCTTCTTTTGCATTTGGTAGCAATGAGGACGTGTGGTTTAGAGTGACCACTGTGGTCTTCAATAAACAGAATTGGATAGTAATTTCAACAAAGTAATCAAATTTAGGGACAGTTGGGCAATGCTACATATTCTTAAAAAGTCCGTTCCTTGCCTTCTTTTTTTGTTCCTTAAAGTTAAAATACTAGAATCTGATTTGTCAAAATAATTGAAATACTTTCTGGATATCCTAACGCTCGTAAATAAGTCTTTTATAAATGATTTGGTAAATTTCTGATAAGATTGGTATTTCATTCTAATTGTAGAATTTGAAACAAGCTTCAAGAGCTCTTAAGCAGGGGAAGAGCATGATCATAGCAGGAGTAGCTGAATCAAAGAAAGACCATGCGATCGAATTGCTTGGTAAGCTAGAATTTGGAATGGAAGAGCTTCAGAAAATCGCAGAGGATAAAAAACGAGAGGCTGTAGCACCTAAACAAAAGGAGCTTTTGCAGTACGTTGGAGggtgagtgtcaatacttttcTGCTCTTATTTCCTCTGATGTAGACCATTAACATGCATGAAACATGATCATCATTGGGTATTATTATGCCTTATACTGCTTTGAATGAGCACTGAGTAACTACCAGAATAGGGGTACTTATAGGTCCAAGCTAGACTTGAGGCTTTAGGAAGTAGGAAATTTGTATCTGATGGTCTAGTATTGCTAGAAATTGACTGACTCGTCATGCATGCTTAAATTactgttgtaaaactcaccgagtCGAGCCGAGTACTCCCCGAGTGCTCATTACAAGGGAGGGCGCCGAGTCGATCCCAGTCGGCCGATTACTCCGAGTACTCCCCGCCTTGTCTGCTTTGACCCCTGAGTACTCCCCATATAGGCCCGAGTACTCTCAACTCCCTAGTCAACCGACCTGGGAGCGTTTAGCGACTTCTGCAACCTTTGTTAAAAAAGTGTCACCAACCTAGAGTTGGTATACTGGGTCAGCTTGATAACATGTCAACATGGGTAATTTTTGGTACATGTCCTAAAAGGTTGAGCTGGATTTACCTACTAATTCTTCTAGTTGTATAAAAAGGATGTTGTTTATAGAATATTCTATTTATTCTACACTTGTACTAACTTCCAACCCATTTGTCTCTTTAACTATATTTTACTCTGGCCTAgcttaaaaattttattatttcgaCCATGTTAGAGATAAAATATAACCCAGAATAGATCAACCTATGTTAAGCAAATGAATCAAATGATTCACTATCTCTACTACATGGTGACTTTAAAAGTGTGATTGTTTCAAGAAGTTTTTATCTAGACCACTATTGGGTAGACAAAGGATGAAACCGCCTTGCGACACCTTCTCTTTTTGAGGCAAATATATCAATGCATTCCCGAATTGTCCAATAAGTACGTGATACTTCCTTAGATTTGGCCCAAATATTCACATatggttaaaaagaaacaacagAAGCCAAGAAGGAAAAAagaaatttcttttatatttttaacccAGATAGATATTCCTTGGGTAGACAAACAAGAAGACTGCCTTGTGACTGTCTTTCTCAACATAGGACTAGGGAAAGCCCTGTCTCATAAAGTAGGTATCTCATTTATACCCTTGTCATTGACTGCAGGGGCATTGCATTTATGCAGTGTTGAAGAGGATATGGTTGATGCATTCCCATATGACATTCCAGAAGAGTATCAAAAAATGCCTCTTTTGAAGGGGAGAGCGACTGTGGATatgaaagtcaaagtcaaagacaATCCTAACCTTGAGGAATGTGTATTCAGAATTGTTCTTGACGGTTACAATGCCCCAGTAACTGCCGGAAATTTTATAGATTTGGTGGAAAGGCATTTCTATGATGGCATGGAAATCCAAAGAGGCAGGACTATTTCTTTAAATCTTAAACCTCAATTAAACATTTCATAGTTTGTTTTGAAGATGTCTGTTCTAACAACTTAATGGTTGTGTTTTGTATTTCATACAGCCGATGGCTTTGTTGTTCAAACTGGAGATCCTGAAGGGCCTGCTGAGGGTTTTATTGACCCAAGTACAGAGAAAACGCGTACGATACCTTTGGAAATCATGGTGGAAGGTGAAAAAGCACCTGTGTATGGAGTAACCTTGGAAGTAAGTTTCAGTTTTACGATGGTTCCTTTCCATCATCTTTCTTCATATCCATTGTTATTCTGCATCTCTCTAGCATATAATTATAACTCTAGGGTAGCAAACTAGACGGGTCAGGCTGGCTGGGTAACGGGGAAAAACTGGTTTGTAGTGTTTAGATCTTTTTCTGTTCAAAACGGGTAGCAAACTGGACCTGTTAGAGATAAGATGCAGTTATAGTTAATTTTCTTTTACACATTGAATTGATAGCGTATGCATATCATGCAGGACATTGGTCTGTACAAGGCTCAAACTAAGCTCCCTTTTAATGCATTTGGAACCATGGCCATGGCAAGAGAGGTAAAGATACTAACGTACCAACTCTTGTAATCTCATACAATGAACAATCATTTACTCATCAGCGCTATACGCTCTTACAGGAATTTGAAAACAACTCAGGCTCAAGCCAGGTATTTTGGCTCTTGAAAGAGAGTGAATTAACTCCAAGCAATGCCAACATTTTGGATGGACGCTATGCAGTCTTTGGATATGTGACCCAAAATGAGGACTTTTTGGCCGATTTGAAGGTTGGTGATGTTATAGACTCGATCCAAGTAGTTGATGGGCTGGATAATCTTGTTAATCCAAGCTACAAGATTGCAGGCTAATTCATCAGTTTTCATTTCTTCCCGAGAATTGGTTCGACAACTATGAGTGTAATGGATTATATTATGAGGGTATGAGGAAATATTGTAAGGCATTACATCACAGTAGTAATATTTATGCTGTTTTTTAAAGTTATGTATCGCAGCATCCCTGTACAATGATTGTTGAGatatttaacatattttttgtaTTACAAGTGTGTTCTTCACTGTCTGGAAATGGACCATTGATGTAACTTAAACCGGCAAACGGAAAAGCAGCAACATAATTGGTCACAGCTGCAAATGTATTGGGGGTCTGGGGCATTGTTATACTCAATTGTTTATGCTCATTTCATACTTTGTCAAAGGTATCCAAtcatcataattaataatattttttggatacaaattattcattattttgttttttgtatcCATCTCATTTCCAAAGGAATAGAAGTAATTTTTATCCTAAGTTCTAAGCAAGTTGACAATATAGAATTTAAAGTATACGTATAACTCTTCAATAACGTTTGGGTGAACCTTAATCATTGTTAGATATCCAATTTGATCATATAAGTTTTACTTAACAATTGGTAATTTGGCATATCCAAGTTGCAATTACGAAATATATTATACAGTGTAAAATGAAAACTAATTGTGCTGTCATTTATGATTTCCAAAAAACtattttatacaaattaaattttttcgGTTGGTCACCAAATCTAATAATTAGATTATAAAGCCCTAGGAACATAGAACATTGATCCAATTTTCTTGCTTGATATACTATCCAAGGTATTATTATCAATTTTAGTGATACATCTTTGGACGTCAATTTTCACAAGCATTTTCATTTTAGCACGGCAAAAAACCGTACCTAATAGAAAGGCAGCTATGACCAATTATGGAACCATGTTAGCTGCAAATTTATTCAACttggtttaaaaatatatataaacaagagACCCCTATATTTGTTCTCATTTCACTAGGATGAAaccaaataacaaaaaacataCAGTGAAAGTGCGATCAAGACCCACTCATCTACTAAAACATAATACTCATACATAGCCAATAATTATGGTAGGAACATACAGCGAAGAAAAATTGATAAGCCCCATGGAACCACAAGAAGAAAATTGTGGTCGAGAATAGGGCCCAGAAGGCAGCAATACAACAGTAGCGAAAACTATGTGAGGTGTTTATGATCAAACCTGACATGTGCAATTAAGACCTATAAATGAACACTAACAAAAACCATATATGCCGAGGATGGAAACCATGAACCCAGATTTATAACACAGAATTCAAATATAGTAGTAGAGGTTAGTCACTGCCTTGCTAGGCGAATTCAGCAAGTATAATGTGTCTAGAAATCAGCCTCCCATGCTCCGCCTTCCTATCAGGAACTGTCTAGAAAACCATAAGCCTAATAAGGACACGTCTAACAAACAAGAACATAGAACTCTGGAATACCTCGTAGCAATAACCATCCGAGAGAAAGTGAATCCAACAAAAAGTGGAAACATTATCCAAAGATATATCCACTATGTCACCAAGATGGTAaggtaaaaattataaaatgaagCCAATGAAAGCAAGACACAGAAAGTTTGTAATGAAAGAATAAGGACAACCTATTTCAGAATGTACAACCTGCCAGAAAAACGAGAAAAGAAAAATCTTACCTGTGACTGAGATAAAATCCATGTACGAAAAGACCACGTATAAACCACAGAAGTACCGGGTGGTTATATCATCATTGCAGTTTAGTTGCCAAGCAAACACTATAGAGTATAGACGCAAAGCAAATTCAAAACACAGTGCCTGTTGACTCGAAAGTCGAAAGATCCAAGTGACTTGTTACAACATAAACATTATATTGTGATAATAAGAGCTTGCAAAGAAGATCTTTAACCTCAAATAAAGCCATTCAGGGTACTGTATTACATTAAATGTAAAGGTGGTGGTAAGGAAGGTCGGCAAATAAACAAGGAGAACCataaaaaattatgttatcAATTACAGAAGATTTCTAGTACGattcaacaaaaataataagCATCGTCCTTGTCCAAGTCATAGCCAACGTGtcatcaaaagaaaaactagTACAGCAAGATACATGGATTTTCAATTAAAGACAACTAATCATAACGAGAACCCTAATTTTGATGAAGCTGTCTTATCATAATATCTAAATATGAAACATGACAAGCAACAAGATTTGTATGCCtctaaaagtataaaacaaaccaaaaacacGGCAATATCCATAGACCTATAGAAGAGCCATGCTTAAACAAGCAAACAACAGCAAACGTTAAGTCATCCGTCGTACTGTCTAAACCTCTGAACAATAAACCAGCCATAATAGACATTACACTAGGTTAGATAAGACATCAAGTAATAGGGAATAGTGATGGGACAAAGTAGGATTTTCGTTCGCATGGCAGCAAGGACAATATTGCTCAACAACCTATCAACAAAACAAGGAACATAACCCTTCCTCATGCCCACCTTTTAACAGAAACTAGTTGTAATATCATACTATAACAGAAACAAAAAGCATGTAACTATTTATGATCGAATCGTAATATACAATAAGGacctacaaataaaaaagaaacataccaGCCTCAAAAAATAAACCAAGAAATCAAAATGATAATTCGCCAAGCTGGAATTTAGCGAGCAAGCCAATCTCCACCACTTGGAGAGTGCCACAAGAATATCCGATCTAGCAAGTACCCAAGCTCCCTTGATCCGCCCCCTAAAAAGACCAATATAATAACCATAAACCTAGCAAAGGCCTACAAATTGTTATATACAATCATGACCTGCAAATGAGAACCTATATACTAACCATGAACCTAGCAGAGGCCTACAAATTGTTATATACAATCATGACCTGCAAATGAGAACCAATATAATAACCCAAATTTAGCAACAAGCTAGTCACCCCCCACTCGGAGAGTGCCGCAAGAACATCCTATCTAGAAAGTACTCGAGCAGTTGAACTCCCTTGGTCTGCCCAATAACCATTAACCTAAGAGAGGCCTACGAACGCAATGATATCTTACAAAAAAGAACACTGAAGTACTAGAATACCTCACAATGATGACATCTATCTATCTAATAACAACATATCAGTTAGGCCCCCCAACTTCTAAGGATACACAGAGAGAGAACACACAATCATTGGTTTTAATAGTGATCAACATCAGGTATAAAAAACCGGTCATGAGCTATTTTGGCAACAATTTCTGATGATAATGTATCAAACATAAACATTGATTTACAATTAGCCATAATGCATAGTGTTATAAAGTGATATGATCCCACCACATCAActaagtatgggattggttggcgatttataagcctaggtgtctcCTGCTCCTTTGAGCTACCTTTTGGGAGTGAGTGCTACACCTATGGCATgatacgagcctattatgggatgggttcgtatcaattggtatcagagcaagcCATACCTTTCGAGGTTCCAACACTCGGATTGGTGGCCTATGGAGTGGGGGCTTGGACCCAAGGAAAAGGGTGtcaaccgtgaccaacatagccgtgaccAACGAGGAAGTTAgctcttcaaagggtggggtattgatatgatcccacatcggccaagtatggaaTTGGTTGGTGGGtaataagcctaggtgtcccctcctcctttgagctagcttttgggagtgagttctacacctatggcatgatacgagcctattatgggatgggtccGTATCATAAAGCTGCCTGTAAAATGATCTAGTCAAAATATtgcaatatattaaatataataactataattGGTTATCATGAACTTCTTGGATAACAACTTGTTATCCAATAACCTAATCAAGCTCTAACAAATAGCTGCAAATCGCTATTTctaatatataaagataaataaagcAAGTAGAACAAAGATGCCGTAGAAAAACCCTGAAATACACGTGACAGGAATTGATGGCCAGTGATCCTTCTTAACCAACAAAAACCTGTATTGTAGTGATATGATAGATTACAAAAAACAGTAGCTAAAGAGAGTAACTATTAGTAAAATCTTACTCCACCCTATGAGAATGACCTCTGGTTTCATATGATTATAAAGAACAAGCCATAAATTAAGATGTAAGCAACCCTCATGAAACTTTTTACCAATGATTAGTCAGATGACATTCCAATTGTTGTATGATATATGACCCCTCGCTTATATTAAAGTGACCCAATGCCCTTCCGTCTCTCAATAACCATCAAAACCTAAAAGCACACAAGATATGATCTAATTGCTCTTGCTTGTAATCcaataaaatgaatataatgAGAGAAAATGGCTATCGAGTAAATCTTACTACAATCTGTGAAAAAGGGCAAGGACCCCCGGCCCTGGTATGAGTTGCTAGTAATAAACTGCTTAGCATATATGCAATGATGTCAGAATGTACCTTACTACctaacaaaaaatattatgagTTAACCATGGTAAAGCAAGAATCCAACCACATGCCCGATTCAACCACATACCCTTCCTAGGAGATTATGGAATAAATGGTTGGCATTCCATAACCAGCAAAACGCAACAAACATATAAGAGTTAATAATCCAACCGATTGTCattacaataaaataaacaaattggatgaataacaacaaaaaaagaCATTAAACTAAATCTTCCTTGGCTGTAAGAAAATGTGcttttctcaaaataaggcaAGAAATGGATTGGCCCTTCAGATGATATTGACTTTCAAACCTAAAATCTAACCTTCATTAAACACTACTAGATTATAGTCATATCTAGAGACAAAATGAACTTATTACTTGACGAATATACCACATGAGAAAGCAACCAGAACAATTCATCATGGACTCAttgcataataataataccaaaCCCTTTACCTTTTTCTGAAGCAAATAAGACACTCATCTCATTGGTAGGAATTGCGTGAAAGAAGCCATAAATATCATGACAACCAACAGCCctacaaaatgatataaaaaattatCGAAATGTAACGGTAAGTAAAGAGAGCAACAGTCGGCTAAATCTTACTCATCAGTCTCATCGCATGTAAAAGAAAATCATGAACCACTTTCACCCAATCTACCATATACACAAGCACCTTCTCATGACAACAATAAAATAGTGATGCATAAAAAACAATCAATAACCAGCAGTTGTCCAACTGATTTCTTGAACATGGACAACCTTGACCCAACCACTCTGCCATTTTAGTTCAAATGCAATGCCTGCTACAAGAATAGCCGAGATATACATGATCAACCCTAAGTTCTCTTTACTTTGAAAATTGATATCTAGTAAGGAGTTCCGAAAGCAGGGAAAATCAAATGCGAATGCAATGCCCGCTACAAAAATAGACGAAATACACATGATCAACCCTCAAGTACAAGCTTCAAAGTACAAGAAGTTAAAACATGTGTTCAGGTGTGCTGATTTGGGATACAAAAgcaaattgaaatatttaataacATATGTAACCCCATTATTAAAAAAGCCAAAAACACAAAGTAGAAGAAGTAAAAGCTAGCAAAATTCGTGCCATGACCACCACCTAGATATAAATGATCAAacctcaagtacaagcctcaaagtacaagagaagcTGAAACATGTGATCTGATGTAATAGTAAAGTTGATAACATAAAAGCAATCGAAACATTTAAGAACATATGTAACCCCATaattaaaaacatcaaaaacacATAAAGTTGGAGAAATTAAAAGCTAAAGCAATTGCCGCTAAAACAACCTAAATACACACAATTAAACACtcgtacaagcctcaaagtaccaGAGCATTTAAAATGGGCGATTAGGTGTTATAGTATTTGgaaaatacaaaagcaattaaaaTTTCAACATAAGTAACCCCATTACTTACAAAGTAGGGGACTtcaaaagctaaagcaatccCTGCTACACCAACAACCTAGATACACACAATCATACTCTCACATACAAGCCTCAGGGTACAAGAGAAGTTGAAATGAGTGATTAACTGTTGTCATAGGTGGGAAATAGAAAAGCAGATGAAAACTAGAACATATGTAACCCCGTCAAAAACCACAAAAAGAAGAGAACtcaaaagctaaagcaatccCCACTACAACAGCATAAATACACATTATCAAACCCTCAattacaagcctcaaagtacaagagaagcTGAAACATGTGGTCGGGTGTCATAGTAGAATTGATAATTAAAAGCAATTGAATATTTTAGAAACATATGTAACCCCATTATTAAAAACATCAAAACCACATAAAGTTGGAGAAGtcaaaagctaaagcaatccTCGTTACACAAAACACTAAAATACACATGATCAAACCCTTAAgtacaaaaaaaagttaaaacggGTGATTATGTGTTATTTTAATTGGGATATACAACAGTAATTGAATATTTGACATGTAACCCCATTATTAAAACGTCAAAACCAGGAAAACTAAGGGACTTTAAAGATAAAGCATTATCCCCCAAAAACAACCTAAATACACACAATCAATCacagtacaagcctcaaagtacaagagcatTTAAAAAAGGTGATTAGGTGTTATAGTAGTTAAAAAATACATAagcatttgaaaattttaacatatgtaACCCCATAAAAACCACAAAAAGAAGGGAACTCGAAAGCTAAAGCAATCCCCACTACAACAGTCTAAATACACATTATCAAaccctcaagtacaagcctcaaattACAAGAGAAGCTGAAACATGTGATCAGGTGTGATAGTAGAGTTGATAATACAATagcaattgaaaattttaaaaacatatgtaACCCTGTTATTAAAAACATCAAAACCACAAAGTTGGGGAAGTCAAACAACCTAGATACACACGATCATACTCTCGTGTGCAAGCCTCAAAGCACAAGGGATGTTGAAATGAGTAATTAAATGTTCTAATAGTTAGGAAATAAAAAAAGCAGATGAAAATTGGAACATATGTAACCCCGTCAAAACTAAGGGGATTCGAAAGCTAAAGCAATTTCCACTACAACAGCCTAGATGTATACTATCAAACCCTCGAGTACAAGCCTAAAAGTACAAGAGCATTTAAAAGCGTGTTTAGGTGTTCTTGCAGTTGGgaaatacaaaagcaattgaaaaggTTAAAACATACGTAACCTCATTAAGTGAAATATCATCAAAAAATTTATGGGTAATGATAAGCAAATACTTTGTAGTTTGTACATACCATGATTATGCTAAAAACATAGTATATCACTAAAATACATAGCATTCCAAACTAACACAAGTAAACAGAAAGTCCCCATTTATCCTTGCTTAAAACCTAGATACACACGATCAACCTTAAAGTACTATTTTTCCAACTGAGAGATTGATAATCAAATTCTAATTAAGATTCATGAATACCCAATTGTAAAAATTAAGTCAAAACATTATCTGTTCAAAGCCTCTTAACAATAAGACATCCATTTGATTAGGATAAACCAGTATTAGATGAAGTACAAGGGGCGAAGGTTGACGAGAAGTTGTACACATTCTACAGGTTATGCCAACACTAGATGTGGATTCCCACTCGGATGGACCATGCTTTACAACATAAACCAAAACAAAGAGCATAAACCTTTCACAGGCCACCTTCTACAGAACAAAGAGGACACCGACCACGAGAAGAGATCGCGAACATAAATGAATAATTCACAAAATCACTAATCAGCAAcaaaaatttcttgcacaatgATCTAGTCCTACGTTTAGAACACTTTTATTAACCGTTAATCGGTTATCAAGAATTACTTAGACATGGACAAACAGatttcctaatgaaaatacATCAGATATTTTGCAAATTGATGTTCACAGATATAGAAGACAACTTTATTGAGCTGAAAAAAGATATCGATTTAGATCAGAAAATTTACCCGTTTGATTGAATCCAAAGTACAGTACCAAGGCAAGTGGGAGGAAGAGGATCAGACACAATCATCCAATTGCCCAAAATTACAGCAAATAGCGAATTGATTGACTTACAGCAAAAATCGATAATCAAAATAAGGAATCCCAAGTTCTTGTCTCCTTGATCCTAAACCCTAATCCATCAAAATAAACACGAGAATAAGTtataaaaagagaaagaagaCGTGAGAATTGAAGAACAACCTGCAAAGACGCGAGAATTGGAGAAGAACCTGCAAGAACCAATCGTTCTGCAATAGCAAATACTGTCACGgtcaaaaattaattttaaggtCCTATACCACCACCACTCCACCAGTAATAAGTCCTGATTAACTTAAAGATGAGAAATCTCAAGTAGAGACCACATACACAGCTTGACTAAGATGCCTTCTGCTAGCACAAGTAGTACTTCATGGCTAACCAAAATAGCGCCACTAAAGAAGCACCCTATAAAATCTGCAAGAAAGAACAATATGCGCATATAAATAACATGATAAAAagctgttcaaaaaataaaaaataacactaTAATAAAATGCACACAAAGAATGAAAGAATAACAAAGTACCCATatacatttaatataaaaagacCTTAATCTTGATGGATGAAAGAAGAATGCAATGTATGTTGATAAATCCCCTAATTCCTTGCTTTGAGCCTTAAACCTGCCATAACAAATATACATTGACAAATATCAAAACACAAAATACAAAAGTGAATACGTcatatgaagaaaagaaaaaaactctaaTCTTGATCGAATAAGTTttccttttaatgcatcaaaatgatgttttttaagtgttctcaccgttcttattttaagattgttctcaccggagtgttacccatatatacatatatatatatatttaatgttgATGTTCCTTGGAACCCTAACTGGCGAATCAAAAGTCATCAAATTGATATCCAGCattcaaaaaaaagttatcaaacaataatttgtaaaaagctTTAACCTTGATCATCTGATCAAAATTTTTCTATTATCTAATTTTATCTCTAAtaagaaaaacatgtttttcacACAAAAGCAAAAGAATACCTTCTCCATTACAAGTGAGGACATCTAAACATTTCCAATGGTGAAATTATAGATCTGTGCTGTAGGAGATTCACTTTGGCAAATTTTTCTAGTTCTTCAACATCATGATCAAGTTCCTGTATCAACACCATTTAGTATCACTTGTGAGTTATAATTTACTTTTGTTGGCGGCTTAGTATACAAGCCGCCATCcttttcacatatatacatacaatcgAAGGCATTACTAAGTAATCACCACTTCCAGTTGGTCACGGGAAAGTAAATGAGTATCAAATAGTAACAAGGTGGTATTATTCAGCATATACTACAcagttctatatatataaatgataaatcaCTAAAACATAAATGAGATATTATCATAGCTTGCCTGCTCAATCAACTTCCCG includes these proteins:
- the LOC122578630 gene encoding peptidyl-prolyl cis-trans isomerase CYP38, chloroplastic; the protein is MASAIFSCSSLYTTSYNKTSSSSTSLMFGHGRRRLSHSPNNALRFTTPPVCSSSNNNNNKHHHFSSHNPQQQKDRFSGIKEWVISVALAAALTTGAPTMGFPSNANAVAPALPDLAVLISGPPIKDPGALLRYALPIDNKAIREVQKPLEDITESLKNSGTKALDSVERNLKQASRALKQGKSMIIAGVAESKKDHAIELLGKLEFGMEELQKIAEDKKREAVAPKQKELLQYVGGVEEDMVDAFPYDIPEEYQKMPLLKGRATVDMKVKVKDNPNLEECVFRIVLDGYNAPVTAGNFIDLVERHFYDGMEIQRADGFVVQTGDPEGPAEGFIDPSTEKTRTIPLEIMVEGEKAPVYGVTLEDIGLYKAQTKLPFNAFGTMAMAREEFENNSGSSQVFWLLKESELTPSNANILDGRYAVFGYVTQNEDFLADLKVGDVIDSIQVVDGLDNLVNPSYKIAG